A portion of the Mycobacterium paraseoulense genome contains these proteins:
- a CDS encoding adenylate/guanylate cyclase domain-containing protein translates to MAGSSAAPRTRYASCGEIDIAYQVFGDGPNDLLVLPGPLIPIDCVDLEPSMYRFHRRLASFCRVIRFDQRGIGLSSRVPSLDMLGPESWAQDAIAVMNAVGSERATIFAPGFTSLAGVVLATDHADRVNSLVIANGAARTLRGPDYPIGAELDDADRFTSVGMEPDAVEQGFDMLGIIAPSMANNDAFRAWWDMAGNRAASPSMARAFINKVREGDVRDRLPRVAVPTLILHRDNPDFSPVGHAHYLAEHIPGARLVECPGQDTLYWVGDTAPMLDEIEEFITGVRGASDAERLLTTIVFTDIVGSTERAALLGDHRWRDLLDNHDTLVRHELLRFSGREVNTAGDGFVATFSSPSAAIACADAIVDAVHVLGIEVRVGIHAGEVEVRGNDVAGMAVHIGARVAALAGPSEVLVSSTLRDIVTGSRHRFGDRGETALKGVPGQWRLYSLVREHAIVRR, encoded by the coding sequence GTGGCTGGGAGTTCTGCGGCTCCGCGGACCCGGTACGCCAGTTGCGGCGAGATCGACATCGCCTATCAGGTCTTCGGCGATGGCCCGAACGACCTGCTCGTGCTGCCGGGCCCGTTGATCCCGATCGACTGTGTCGATCTCGAGCCGTCGATGTACCGGTTCCACCGCAGGCTCGCCTCGTTCTGCCGGGTGATCCGGTTCGACCAGCGCGGCATCGGCCTGTCGTCGCGGGTCCCCTCGCTGGACATGCTCGGCCCGGAGTCGTGGGCGCAGGACGCGATCGCGGTCATGAACGCGGTGGGGAGCGAGCGCGCAACGATCTTCGCCCCGGGCTTCACGTCGCTGGCCGGTGTCGTTCTCGCGACCGACCATGCCGACCGGGTGAACAGCCTGGTGATCGCCAACGGCGCCGCGCGCACGCTGCGTGGGCCGGATTACCCCATCGGCGCCGAGCTCGACGACGCCGACCGGTTCACGTCGGTCGGGATGGAACCCGATGCCGTCGAGCAGGGTTTCGACATGCTCGGCATCATCGCGCCGTCGATGGCGAACAACGACGCGTTCCGCGCGTGGTGGGACATGGCCGGCAACCGGGCGGCGTCCCCGAGCATGGCCCGCGCGTTCATCAACAAGGTCAGGGAGGGTGACGTCCGCGACAGGCTCCCTCGCGTCGCCGTTCCCACGCTGATCCTGCATCGCGACAACCCCGACTTCAGCCCCGTGGGGCACGCGCACTACCTCGCCGAGCACATCCCCGGGGCGCGCCTCGTCGAGTGCCCCGGTCAGGACACCCTGTACTGGGTCGGCGACACCGCGCCCATGCTGGACGAGATCGAGGAATTCATCACCGGCGTGCGCGGCGCCTCGGACGCCGAGCGCCTGCTCACCACGATCGTGTTCACCGACATCGTCGGCTCGACCGAGCGGGCCGCGCTGCTCGGCGATCACCGCTGGCGCGACCTGCTCGACAACCACGACACCCTGGTGCGCCACGAGCTGCTGCGGTTCTCCGGTCGCGAAGTCAACACGGCCGGGGACGGCTTCGTCGCGACATTCAGCAGCCCGAGCGCCGCCATCGCCTGCGCCGACGCCATCGTCGACGCCGTCCACGTGCTGGGCATCGAGGTGCGGGTGGGCATCCACGCGGGCGAGGTGGAGGTGCGCGGCAACGACGTCGCCGGCATGGCCGTCCACATCGGCGCGCGGGTGGCGGCGCTCGCCGGACCGAGCGAAGTGCTGGTGTCGTCCACGCTGCGCGACATCGTCACCGGGTCACGGCACCGTTTCGGCGACCGCGGCGAGACCGCGCTCAAGGGCGTCCCGGGCCAGTGGCGGCTGTACTCCCTGGTGCGCGAGCACGCGATCGTCAGGCGGTGA
- a CDS encoding TetR/AcrR family transcriptional regulator: MPNHSLDGNLGEITDLDRTILDTARVVFETYGVRRANIEDVAARAGVSRSTIYRRFPTKDDLFGHVVRREAEEFFTTLDRATAGCDPERAVVEAFALGVRLVHDSPLYSRIADSEPELLGMFSRSQAFPIGQFADGIAHTLRRCGADIPDRDLTNIADILLRVALGIIVFPTDRLDTSDPAAVREYAARYLVPIIRR, from the coding sequence CGGCGAAATCACCGACCTCGACCGCACCATCCTGGACACCGCACGTGTGGTGTTCGAGACGTACGGCGTGCGACGGGCCAACATCGAAGACGTCGCCGCGCGCGCCGGAGTCAGCCGCAGCACCATCTACCGGCGGTTCCCGACCAAAGACGACCTGTTCGGGCACGTGGTGCGGCGGGAGGCCGAAGAGTTCTTCACCACGCTGGACCGGGCGACGGCCGGCTGCGACCCGGAACGGGCCGTGGTCGAGGCGTTCGCCCTCGGGGTCCGCCTGGTCCACGATTCCCCGCTGTACTCCCGGATCGCCGACAGCGAACCCGAGCTGCTGGGCATGTTCTCCCGATCGCAGGCCTTCCCGATCGGTCAGTTCGCCGACGGCATCGCCCACACCCTGCGCCGGTGCGGGGCCGACATTCCCGACCGCGACCTGACCAACATCGCCGACATCCTGCTTCGCGTCGCCCTGGGCATCATCGTCTTTCCCACCGACCGCCTCGACACGTCGGATCCCGCGGCCGTCCGCGAGTACGCCGCCCGCTACCTGGTGCCGATCATCCGCCGCTGA